One region of Oxalobacteraceae bacterium OTU3CAMAD1 genomic DNA includes:
- a CDS encoding DEAD/DEAH box helicase — translation MKPRENIDIWHDFHPAVAAWFRASFPAATEAQRRAWPLIQSGSPTLIAAPTGSGKTLTAFLAAIDALVRESGDTPLPDQTRVLYVSPLKALSNDIRVNLLAPLEGIDRELAAMGLPPHGIRAAVRTGDTTQAERNAMRRRPPHILVSTPESLYVLLGSDSGRAMLAGVRTVIVDEIHAVAGGKRGSHLSLSLERLDALCAAAGQRKPVRIGLSATQKPLSAVARFLAGAGTEDGAFRDCAVVDVGHVRARDLGLELPPVPLEAVMPNEVWERVYDRLAELTVLHRTTLVFVNTRRMAERMARHLGERLGAEHVAAHHGSLAKEYRLDAEQRLKRGDLQVLIATASLELGIDIGDVDLVCQIGSPRGIASFLQRVGRSGHHVGGLPKGRLFPTSRDDLIECAALLDCVRRDELDALRIPVAPLDVLAQQIVAEVGGREWREDELFDLVRGAAPYASLERARFDAVLRMLTEGYTGRQGVRGAYLHRDAVSGTVRARRGGKLTAVTSGGTIPDNADFTVVLEPQGHNIGTVHEDFAVESLAGDVFQLGNTSYRIQRVEAGKVRVEDAHGAAPNIPFWLGEAPGRSDELSAGVARLRGEIDRLLGEKEGAAAIDHAVDWLFEHLGLNEDSASQIVDYLARARSALGALPTRDTLVMERFFDASGGMQLVLHSPYGSRINRAWGLALRKRFCRTFNFELQAAATEDAIVLSLSDTHSFPLDEVWRYLRSGSAEHVLIQALLDAPLFNVRWRWNATTALALPRYAGGRKVAPQLQRMKSDDLLAAVFPDQAACLENIVGERELPSHPLVDQTLDDCLHEAMDSEGWLALLRRMEAGEVRLLSRDLPAPSPLAMEILNARPYAFLDDAPLEERRTQAVVNRRWTDPASGDDLGALDAGAIEAVAAEAWPGPRNGDEMHEALMSLACVTEDEARAGDGWRALLAGLAAGGRATRLHGGGADLWVALERLACLRAAYPDAVATPALTIPERLAAHDGNADEPWTRDDALVEILRARLSGFGPQPLASIATPLGLSEGDTSIALARLESEGYVMRGRFTPGATGEEWCERHLLARIHRYTIKSLRREIEPVERQDFMRFLFEWQHLAEDARLRGSEALPKILAQLEGYEAAAGAWESELLALRMQDYSMLWLDDLCRAGKVVWTRVGAPASAAGGPVRGTPLVLLPRRQLGLWHALPAVAAEVEVSPRAARVLEALRREGAMFFDELSRDARLLPVELETTLGELVATGLVNADSYAGLRAMLLPAAKRATMDKRRRRGAGPTMEEAGRWALVRRADGVTITERFTGLTVDGNGGDDDSDAVAAPGPAAPARKPVTSAAPRRPRTDPQTLEHIAMTLLRRYGVMFWRLLEREAAWLPPWRELLPVYHRLEARGEIRGGRFVAGLSGEQFALPEAIPLLREMRRRPHDGGFVGISGVDPLNLCGTLLPGDKVPALAGNRVLFRDGLPVAAIVAGKFRYLQTPDPAERELLHAQLVARR, via the coding sequence ATGAAACCGCGTGAAAATATTGATATCTGGCACGATTTCCATCCCGCCGTGGCGGCGTGGTTCCGCGCCAGCTTTCCCGCCGCCACCGAGGCGCAGCGGCGCGCGTGGCCGCTGATCCAGAGCGGCTCGCCGACGCTGATCGCCGCGCCGACCGGTTCCGGCAAGACCCTGACGGCCTTCCTGGCCGCCATCGACGCGCTGGTGCGCGAGAGCGGCGACACGCCCCTGCCGGACCAGACGCGGGTGCTGTACGTGTCGCCGCTCAAGGCGTTGTCGAACGATATCCGCGTCAACCTGCTGGCGCCGCTGGAAGGCATCGACCGCGAGCTGGCCGCGATGGGGCTGCCGCCGCACGGCATCCGCGCCGCCGTGCGCACCGGCGACACCACCCAGGCCGAGCGCAACGCCATGCGCCGGCGGCCGCCGCACATCCTGGTCTCGACGCCGGAGTCGCTGTACGTGCTGCTCGGCTCCGACAGCGGACGCGCCATGCTGGCCGGCGTGCGCACCGTGATCGTCGACGAGATCCACGCCGTCGCCGGCGGCAAGCGCGGCAGCCATCTGTCGCTCAGCCTCGAACGGCTCGACGCCCTGTGCGCGGCGGCGGGCCAGCGCAAGCCGGTGCGCATCGGCCTGTCGGCCACGCAAAAGCCGTTGTCGGCGGTGGCGCGCTTCCTGGCCGGCGCCGGCACCGAGGATGGCGCGTTCCGCGACTGCGCGGTGGTCGACGTCGGCCACGTGCGCGCGCGCGACCTGGGGCTGGAACTGCCGCCGGTGCCGCTGGAGGCGGTCATGCCCAACGAGGTGTGGGAACGCGTCTACGACCGGCTGGCCGAATTGACCGTCCTGCACCGCACCACCTTGGTGTTCGTCAACACCCGGCGCATGGCCGAGCGCATGGCGCGCCACCTGGGCGAGCGCCTTGGCGCCGAACACGTGGCCGCGCACCACGGCAGCCTGGCCAAGGAGTACCGGCTCGACGCCGAGCAGCGCCTCAAGCGCGGCGACCTGCAAGTGCTGATCGCCACCGCCTCGCTGGAGCTGGGCATCGACATCGGCGACGTCGACCTGGTATGCCAGATCGGCTCCCCGCGCGGCATCGCCTCGTTCTTGCAGCGGGTCGGCCGCTCCGGCCACCACGTCGGCGGCCTGCCCAAGGGCCGCCTGTTCCCCACCTCGCGCGACGACTTGATCGAATGCGCGGCGCTGCTCGACTGCGTGCGCCGCGATGAACTCGACGCGCTGCGCATCCCGGTTGCGCCGCTCGACGTGCTGGCGCAGCAGATCGTCGCCGAAGTGGGCGGGCGCGAATGGCGCGAGGACGAACTGTTCGACCTGGTGCGCGGCGCCGCGCCGTACGCGTCGCTGGAACGGGCGCGCTTCGACGCCGTGCTGCGCATGCTCACCGAAGGCTACACCGGGCGCCAGGGCGTGCGCGGCGCCTACCTGCACCGCGACGCCGTCAGCGGCACCGTGCGCGCGCGGCGCGGCGGCAAGCTGACCGCCGTCACCTCCGGCGGCACCATCCCCGACAACGCCGACTTCACCGTGGTGCTCGAGCCGCAGGGCCACAACATCGGCACCGTGCACGAGGACTTCGCCGTCGAGAGCCTGGCCGGCGACGTTTTCCAGCTCGGGAACACCTCCTACCGCATCCAGCGCGTGGAGGCGGGCAAGGTGCGGGTCGAGGACGCCCACGGCGCCGCCCCCAACATCCCGTTCTGGCTGGGCGAGGCGCCCGGCCGCAGCGACGAGCTGTCGGCCGGCGTGGCGCGCCTGCGCGGCGAGATCGACCGCCTGCTGGGCGAAAAGGAAGGCGCCGCCGCCATCGACCACGCCGTCGACTGGCTGTTCGAGCATCTTGGCCTGAACGAAGATTCCGCCAGCCAGATCGTCGATTACCTGGCCCGCGCGCGCTCCGCGCTCGGCGCGCTGCCGACCCGCGACACCCTGGTGATGGAGCGTTTCTTCGACGCCTCGGGCGGCATGCAGCTGGTGCTGCATTCGCCGTACGGCAGCCGCATCAACCGCGCCTGGGGACTGGCGCTGCGCAAGCGCTTCTGCCGCACCTTCAACTTCGAGCTGCAGGCTGCCGCCACCGAGGACGCCATCGTACTGTCGCTGTCGGACACCCACAGCTTTCCGCTCGACGAGGTGTGGCGCTATCTGCGCTCGGGCAGCGCCGAGCATGTGCTGATCCAGGCGCTGCTCGACGCGCCGCTGTTCAACGTGCGGTGGCGCTGGAACGCCACCACCGCGCTGGCCCTGCCGCGCTACGCGGGCGGACGCAAGGTCGCGCCGCAGCTGCAACGCATGAAGAGCGACGACCTGCTGGCCGCCGTCTTCCCCGACCAGGCGGCGTGCCTGGAGAACATCGTCGGCGAGCGCGAGCTGCCCAGTCATCCGCTGGTCGACCAGACGCTCGACGACTGCCTGCACGAGGCGATGGACAGCGAGGGGTGGCTGGCCCTGCTGCGCCGCATGGAGGCGGGCGAGGTGCGGCTGCTGTCGCGCGACCTGCCTGCGCCGTCGCCGCTGGCGATGGAAATCCTCAACGCCCGGCCCTACGCCTTCCTCGACGACGCCCCGCTGGAGGAGCGCCGCACGCAGGCGGTCGTCAACCGCCGCTGGACCGATCCGGCATCCGGCGACGACCTGGGCGCGCTCGACGCCGGCGCCATCGAGGCGGTGGCCGCCGAGGCCTGGCCCGGCCCGCGCAACGGCGACGAGATGCATGAGGCGCTGATGTCGCTGGCCTGCGTCACCGAGGACGAGGCGCGGGCCGGCGACGGCTGGCGCGCGTTGCTGGCGGGGCTGGCAGCCGGCGGCCGGGCCACCCGTCTGCACGGCGGCGGCGCCGACCTGTGGGTGGCGCTGGAGCGCCTGGCGTGCCTGCGGGCAGCCTACCCGGACGCCGTGGCCACGCCGGCGCTGACGATACCGGAGCGCCTCGCGGCCCACGACGGCAACGCCGACGAGCCGTGGACGCGCGACGACGCGCTGGTCGAGATCCTGCGCGCGCGCCTGAGCGGCTTCGGCCCGCAACCGCTGGCCTCCATCGCCACCCCGCTCGGCCTGTCGGAGGGCGACACCAGCATCGCCCTGGCCCGGCTCGAAAGCGAGGGCTATGTGATGCGCGGGCGCTTCACCCCCGGCGCCACCGGCGAGGAATGGTGCGAACGGCACCTGCTGGCGCGCATCCACCGCTACACCATCAAGAGCCTGCGGCGCGAAATCGAACCGGTCGAACGCCAGGATTTCATGCGCTTCCTGTTCGAGTGGCAGCACCTGGCCGAGGACGCGCGGCTGCGCGGCAGCGAAGCGCTACCCAAAATACTGGCGCAACTGGAGGGCTACGAGGCGGCGGCCGGCGCCTGGGAAAGCGAGTTGCTGGCGCTGCGCATGCAGGACTACTCGATGCTGTGGCTCGATGACTTGTGCCGTGCCGGCAAGGTGGTCTGGACGCGGGTCGGCGCGCCCGCCAGCGCCGCCGGCGGCCCGGTGCGCGGCACGCCGCTGGTGCTGCTGCCGCGCCGGCAGCTCGGCCTGTGGCACGCGCTGCCGGCCGTCGCCGCCGAGGTGGAGGTGTCGCCGCGCGCGGCGCGCGTGCTCGAGGCGCTGCGGCGCGAGGGCGCCATGTTTTTCGACGAGCTGTCGCGCGACGCCCGGCTGCTGCCGGTCGAACTGGAAACCACGCTGGGCGAGCTGGTGGCGACAGGGCTGGTCAACGCCGACAGCTACGCCGGCCTGCGCGCCATGCTGCTGCCGGCTGCCAAGCGCGCCACCATGGACAAGCGGCGCCGCCGTGGCGCCGGTCCGACCATGGAGGAGGCGGGCCGCTGGGCGCTGGTGCGGCGCGCAGACGGCGTCACCATCACCGAGCGGTTCACCGGGTTGACCGTGGACGGCAACGGCGGCGACGACGACAGCGATGCGGTGGCCGCGCCCGGGCCGGCGGCGCCGGCGCGCAAGCCAGTAACGTCAGCGGCGCCGCGCAGGCCGCGCACCGATCCGCAAACGCTGGAGCACATCGCCATGACGCTGCTGCGCCGCTACGGCGTGATGTTTTGGCGCCTGCTCGAGCGCGAGGCCGCGTGGTTGCCGCCATGGCGGGAACTGCTGCCGGTGTACCATCGGCTCGAGGCGCGCGGCGAGATTCGCGGCGGCCGTTTCGTCGCCGGCCTGTCGGGCGAGCAGTTTGCGCTGCCCGAGGCGATTCCGCTGCTGCGCGAGATGCGCCGACGGCCGCACGACGGCGGCTTCGTCGGCATCTCCGGGGTCGACCCGCTGAACCTGTGCGGCACCTTGCTGCCGGGTGACAAGGTGCCGGCGCTGGCTGGCAACCGCGTGCTGTTCCGCGACGGCCTGCCGGTGGCCGCCATCGTCGCCGGCAAATTCCGTTACCTGCAAACGCCCGACCCGGCCGAGCGCGAACTGCTGCACGCCCAGCTGGTCGCGCGCCGATAG
- a CDS encoding SDR family oxidoreductase, which translates to MDQLSGKVAIVTGASSGIGRAAAKLFAQHGARVVVTGRRKAELDTLVDEIGHSGGAAVAVAGDIRDERLARELVETAVGRFGGLDIAFNNAGVLGEALPLAEMSAGAWSEVLDTNLTSAFLGAKQQIPAMLARGGGSLIFTSTFVGHSVGFPGMAAYAASKAGLIGLTRVIAVEYGARGIRANALLPGGTDTPLGRTVSNTPEALAFVEGLHALKRLARPEEIAQSALYLASDASSFTTGSCLMADGGVSINRT; encoded by the coding sequence ATGGATCAGTTATCGGGCAAGGTGGCGATCGTTACCGGTGCCAGCTCGGGCATCGGCCGCGCGGCGGCGAAGCTGTTCGCGCAGCACGGCGCGCGGGTGGTGGTGACGGGGCGCAGAAAAGCTGAACTCGACACGCTGGTGGATGAGATCGGACACAGCGGCGGCGCGGCGGTGGCCGTGGCCGGCGATATCCGCGACGAGCGGCTGGCGCGGGAGCTGGTGGAGACGGCGGTCGGCCGCTTCGGCGGACTCGATATCGCCTTCAATAATGCCGGCGTCCTGGGCGAGGCCCTGCCGCTGGCGGAGATGTCTGCCGGCGCGTGGAGCGAGGTGCTAGACACCAACCTGACCAGCGCCTTCCTGGGCGCCAAGCAGCAGATCCCGGCGATGCTGGCGCGCGGCGGCGGCTCCCTCATCTTCACCTCGACGTTTGTCGGCCACAGCGTCGGATTTCCCGGCATGGCAGCGTACGCAGCCAGCAAGGCCGGCTTGATCGGCCTGACGCGGGTGATCGCGGTCGAATACGGGGCGCGCGGCATCCGCGCCAACGCGCTGCTGCCCGGCGGGACCGATACGCCGCTGGGACGAACAGTCAGCAACACGCCGGAGGCGCTGGCCTTTGTCGAAGGGCTGCATGCGCTAAAGCGCTTGGCGCGGCCCGAGGAGATCGCACAGTCGGCGCTCTATCTCGCTTCCGACGCGTCCAGCTTCACCACGGGGTCCTGCCTGATGGCCGACGGCGGCGTTTCCATCAATCGCACCTAG
- a CDS encoding phospholipase C, phosphocholine-specific: MSISRRKFLRLAAAGAGVTAASTFPDLIRQALAVPANNATGTLADVEHVVIFMQENRSFDHYFGTLSGVRGFNDPRAIALPDGRPVWYQPDGKGGHVLPFHFDANNTSALSLGTDHSWKGSQSTWQGWDAWVQKKTPQSMGYFDRGDLPFYYALADAFTICDAYHCSVFGATDPNRLYSLTGSNQGWIDNMGKLYNVDKAERFNGDPALDDISAGVIAGAPNWRTYAEVLEANQVSWKVYQEWDNYGDNYLAYFRNFRVNADGTRLDADSPLYRKGRALAPGSTAANAAGTTGDWLVDAFADDVRNNRLPQVSWICSPNDYTEHSPNSPNAGENITARLLAALVANPDVWSKTVFLLMYDENDGFFDHVPSDLAPLNAVMGKTTLPAIGVHETYRGEPVGLGPRVPMLVISPWSKGGRVCSQLFDHTSKLRFLEEWLVARGQARDKVRCDLISPWRRVVCGDLTSAFDFRTPNSIWPASVPKTAADRRVAGKPYPMPPVEQTLPRQEPGGPRSACALPYELSVQGRLAGTGQFELSFANSGQAGAAFIVYSSVRKDGPWYYTVEAGKEINHEMWNWTGNAYDLSAHGVNGYLRQFKGRFAIAGGARPELLTRYDRSNGDISLVLSNLEGRKACRFTITDNAYGAPAASHRVVAGQTLLVPCGLSGSFGWYDFSVTCDADPTWLRRVAGHVETGRDSRTDPMIG; the protein is encoded by the coding sequence ATGTCCATCAGCCGCCGCAAATTCCTTCGCCTCGCCGCCGCCGGCGCGGGCGTGACCGCCGCCTCCACATTCCCCGACCTGATCCGCCAGGCGCTGGCGGTCCCCGCCAACAACGCCACCGGCACCCTGGCGGACGTCGAACACGTGGTCATCTTCATGCAGGAGAACCGCTCCTTCGACCATTACTTCGGTACCTTGTCGGGCGTGCGCGGGTTTAACGATCCGCGCGCCATCGCGCTGCCCGATGGTCGTCCGGTGTGGTATCAACCCGACGGCAAGGGCGGCCACGTGCTGCCCTTCCACTTCGACGCCAACAACACCAGCGCGCTGTCGCTCGGCACCGATCATTCGTGGAAAGGGTCGCAAAGCACCTGGCAGGGCTGGGACGCGTGGGTCCAGAAAAAGACGCCGCAGTCGATGGGCTATTTCGACCGGGGCGACCTGCCGTTCTACTACGCGCTGGCCGACGCCTTCACCATCTGCGACGCCTACCATTGCTCGGTGTTCGGCGCCACCGATCCAAACCGCCTGTACTCGCTCACCGGCAGCAATCAGGGCTGGATCGACAATATGGGCAAGCTGTATAACGTCGACAAGGCGGAGCGCTTCAACGGCGATCCGGCGCTGGACGACATCTCGGCCGGCGTCATCGCCGGTGCGCCCAACTGGCGCACCTACGCCGAGGTGCTGGAGGCGAACCAGGTCAGTTGGAAGGTCTACCAGGAGTGGGACAACTACGGCGACAACTACCTGGCCTACTTCAGGAACTTCCGCGTCAACGCCGACGGCACCCGCCTCGATGCGGACTCGCCGCTGTACCGCAAGGGCCGCGCGTTGGCGCCGGGTTCCACCGCCGCCAACGCCGCCGGCACCACTGGCGACTGGCTGGTCGACGCCTTCGCCGACGACGTCCGCAACAACCGCCTGCCGCAGGTGTCGTGGATATGCTCCCCCAACGACTACACCGAGCATTCGCCCAACTCGCCCAACGCCGGCGAGAACATCACCGCGCGCCTGCTGGCCGCTCTGGTGGCCAATCCGGATGTCTGGTCCAAGACGGTGTTCCTGCTGATGTACGACGAAAACGACGGCTTCTTCGACCACGTTCCGTCGGACCTGGCGCCGCTCAACGCCGTCATGGGCAAGACCACCTTGCCCGCCATCGGCGTCCACGAGACCTATCGCGGCGAGCCGGTGGGACTGGGCCCGCGCGTGCCGATGCTGGTGATTTCACCTTGGAGCAAAGGCGGGCGCGTATGCTCGCAGCTGTTCGACCACACCTCCAAGCTGCGCTTCCTGGAGGAGTGGCTGGTGGCGCGCGGTCAGGCGCGTGACAAGGTGCGGTGCGACTTGATCTCGCCGTGGCGCCGTGTGGTCTGCGGCGACCTCACGTCGGCCTTCGACTTCCGCACGCCGAACAGCATCTGGCCCGCCAGCGTGCCCAAGACGGCCGCCGACCGGCGCGTCGCAGGCAAGCCGTATCCGATGCCGCCGGTCGAGCAAACCTTGCCCCGGCAGGAGCCTGGCGGGCCGCGCAGCGCCTGCGCGCTGCCGTATGAATTGTCAGTGCAGGGACGTCTGGCCGGCACCGGCCAGTTCGAGCTAAGCTTCGCCAACAGCGGCCAGGCCGGGGCGGCATTCATCGTGTACTCCAGCGTGCGCAAGGACGGCCCCTGGTATTACACGGTCGAAGCGGGAAAGGAAATCAACCACGAAATGTGGAACTGGACCGGCAACGCTTATGACCTCAGTGCGCACGGCGTCAATGGCTACCTGCGTCAGTTCAAAGGCCGCTTCGCCATCGCTGGCGGCGCGCGTCCGGAACTGCTGACGCGCTATGACAGGAGCAACGGCGACATCAGCCTGGTGCTGTCCAATCTGGAAGGCCGCAAGGCCTGCCGCTTCACCATCACCGACAACGCCTATGGCGCGCCGGCCGCCAGCCACCGCGTGGTGGCCGGCCAAACCTTGCTGGTGCCGTGCGGGCTGTCGGGTAGCTTCGGCTGGTACGACTTCAGCGTCACCTGCGACGCCGATCCCACATGGCTGCGCCGTGTCGCCGGTCACGTCGAAACGGGGCGGGACAGCCGCACCGATCCGATGATCGGCTGA
- a CDS encoding alginate export family protein, whose protein sequence is MPRPSLALRRCGGVLALVVGGAVGAQTLAPAADASAPVACAVKRPSLNFNRWNENWGVLAEPCLPRQPFDGLKYIPLGADGLSYLSLGGGLRERYEHIATPLFGAGSAPSDGYVIQRANVHADLRLGSYVQVFGQLVDARAYQKQSIAPPDKNKLDVEQLFVAVVVPTADGAIKVRAGRQEMAFDLQRFIAVRDGPNMRQAFDGLWANWEHGPWRLIGYVTQPVQNRSVDSFDDYSNGHLTLNGIRLERQGLGPGDLSGYYSRYRRDGARFLDAQGDERRDVYDVRYNGKTGNADWDVEGMLQNGQVGAKRVSSWAIGSIAGYTFATSPWTPRVGVQFDMASGDKHAGDGKLGTFNPLFANGYYFSLAGLTGYSNLIHLKPSVTVKPVKALSVTTAVGLQWRQTTGDAVYVQSMAGVPRTAGQGGRWTGAYAQLRTDWVVSPNVTASLEAVHFQAGDSLRAAGGGSANYLGMELKFGW, encoded by the coding sequence ATGCCGCGCCCTAGTCTGGCGTTGCGCCGCTGCGGCGGCGTGCTGGCGCTGGTCGTCGGCGGCGCAGTCGGCGCGCAGACGTTGGCGCCAGCGGCGGATGCCTCGGCGCCGGTGGCATGCGCCGTCAAACGCCCGTCGCTCAACTTCAACCGCTGGAACGAAAACTGGGGTGTGCTGGCCGAGCCATGTCTGCCGCGCCAGCCGTTCGACGGCCTGAAATACATTCCGCTCGGCGCGGATGGCCTGTCCTACCTGTCGCTCGGTGGCGGCCTGCGTGAGCGGTATGAGCACATTGCTACGCCGCTGTTCGGCGCCGGCAGCGCGCCATCCGACGGCTACGTGATTCAGCGCGCCAATGTGCACGCGGACCTGAGGCTCGGCAGCTATGTGCAGGTGTTCGGCCAACTGGTCGACGCGCGCGCCTATCAAAAGCAGTCGATCGCACCGCCGGACAAGAACAAGCTCGATGTCGAGCAGCTGTTCGTGGCCGTGGTGGTGCCCACCGCCGATGGCGCCATCAAGGTGCGCGCGGGACGGCAGGAAATGGCCTTCGACCTGCAGCGTTTCATCGCCGTGCGCGACGGCCCGAATATGCGACAGGCGTTCGATGGCCTCTGGGCCAACTGGGAGCATGGTCCGTGGCGATTGATCGGCTACGTCACGCAGCCGGTGCAGAACCGCAGCGTCGACAGCTTCGACGACTACTCCAACGGCCATCTCACGTTGAACGGCATACGCCTGGAGCGGCAGGGACTGGGGCCGGGTGACCTGTCCGGCTACTATTCGCGCTACCGGCGTGATGGCGCCCGCTTCCTCGACGCGCAAGGCGACGAGCGCCGGGATGTCTACGACGTGCGCTACAACGGTAAGACCGGCAACGCCGACTGGGACGTGGAGGGGATGCTGCAAAACGGCCAGGTGGGCGCGAAGCGCGTGTCGTCGTGGGCGATCGGTTCGATCGCCGGCTACACCTTCGCCACGTCGCCCTGGACGCCGCGCGTGGGCGTGCAGTTCGACATGGCCTCCGGCGACAAGCACGCCGGCGACGGCAAGCTGGGGACCTTCAATCCGCTGTTCGCCAACGGCTACTACTTCTCGCTGGCCGGCCTTACCGGCTACAGCAACCTGATTCACCTGAAACCATCGGTCACGGTCAAGCCGGTGAAGGCGCTCAGCGTAACGACGGCCGTCGGCCTGCAATGGCGCCAGACCACCGGCGACGCGGTGTACGTGCAAAGCATGGCGGGCGTGCCGCGCACGGCGGGGCAGGGCGGCCGCTGGACCGGCGCCTACGCGCAGCTGCGCACCGACTGGGTGGTCAGCCCGAACGTGACGGCGTCGCTGGAAGCGGTACATTTCCAGGCCGGCGACAGCCTGCGCGCGGCCGGAGGCGGCAGCGCCAACTACCTGGGCATGGAGCTCAAGTTCGGCTGGTGA